One window of the Verrucomicrobiota bacterium genome contains the following:
- a CDS encoding methyltransferase, with protein sequence MKSDQDLYKQLRDLPKEELWAREVPRFDAAQARERLERVAVIRAVGMIFSRFGTDEEQAVVRAWLINLLKDPQEKIRRYALAALPKIGAGEVGEREILALLKSGIKDKEGREARYLGRALEKVGGEATLALIEEGIELPAMTVQKVKAGVSRKEDAGGVLLDALLPLRHGDADMRVLLRCRRGLEDFVRDEAAEKLSTMQWLIESTKPGCVTLKPLKEFKLASLYQLRCFATVAFPLGTVSGEEGPKWVEPLARCIASERARDLMLSGTENAPRYRLEFAGGGHQRGAIRQVIDRAYALCPEILNDARQAPWSIDVLAANRGESSVELRPRLYPDPRLGYRQDDIAAASHPPLAACMASLAGFCDDEVIWDPFCGSGLELIERGLLGGVTAVHGTDLDPKAIEVARANFEAAKIEGMETSITSSFTECDFRNAAIAPGSISLIITNPPLGRRVRIKDMQGLFADLYAAASRALRPGGRLVLVNPLRTQPEDPTLYREYQQTVDLGGFNCRLEMYRKVEAGKMGKSFRNSSKRQPAKKNPDSSKLKFKNEPDEKKAPAPAPAWWSKGGHSNSRETRRRARI encoded by the coding sequence ATGAAATCCGATCAGGACCTCTACAAGCAACTGCGGGATCTGCCCAAGGAGGAGCTGTGGGCTCGTGAAGTGCCCCGCTTCGATGCGGCACAGGCCCGTGAGCGGCTGGAGCGCGTGGCTGTGATCCGAGCGGTCGGGATGATCTTTTCCCGATTCGGGACGGATGAGGAACAGGCAGTAGTTCGAGCTTGGCTGATCAACTTGCTGAAGGATCCTCAGGAAAAGATCCGCCGCTATGCCCTGGCTGCGCTGCCCAAGATCGGCGCGGGCGAGGTCGGCGAACGCGAGATACTGGCACTGCTCAAGTCCGGCATTAAGGATAAGGAGGGGCGGGAAGCCCGTTATCTCGGACGCGCCCTGGAGAAGGTCGGCGGCGAGGCAACGCTGGCTCTGATCGAGGAAGGGATAGAACTGCCGGCGATGACGGTTCAGAAGGTGAAGGCAGGTGTTTCGCGCAAGGAGGATGCCGGAGGCGTTCTTCTCGACGCCCTGCTTCCCCTGCGTCATGGGGACGCTGACATGAGGGTGCTGCTACGCTGCCGCCGCGGTCTGGAGGATTTCGTCCGCGATGAGGCGGCTGAAAAGCTCTCCACAATGCAGTGGCTGATCGAATCGACCAAGCCCGGCTGCGTCACACTCAAGCCACTGAAGGAGTTCAAACTGGCTTCTCTTTACCAGCTCCGCTGCTTTGCCACGGTGGCTTTTCCCCTCGGAACAGTAAGCGGAGAGGAGGGGCCTAAGTGGGTAGAGCCGCTAGCCCGCTGCATCGCCTCTGAGCGAGCCCGTGATCTCATGCTCAGCGGCACAGAGAATGCACCGCGCTATCGATTGGAATTTGCGGGAGGCGGCCATCAGCGGGGTGCCATCCGTCAGGTGATCGATCGTGCCTACGCCCTCTGCCCCGAGATCCTGAATGATGCCCGGCAGGCTCCCTGGTCGATCGACGTGCTGGCTGCCAACCGGGGTGAATCTTCTGTAGAGCTGCGACCACGGCTCTATCCCGACCCGCGTCTGGGCTACAGACAGGACGACATCGCGGCCGCCTCGCATCCACCGCTGGCGGCCTGTATGGCGAGTCTAGCTGGATTTTGCGATGACGAGGTGATCTGGGATCCCTTCTGCGGTTCGGGGCTTGAGCTTATCGAGCGGGGACTGCTGGGCGGAGTGACAGCTGTTCACGGTACGGATCTGGATCCCAAGGCGATCGAGGTGGCCCGGGCCAATTTTGAAGCGGCAAAGATCGAGGGAATGGAAACGTCCATTACAAGTTCGTTCACGGAGTGTGATTTCAGAAATGCAGCCATTGCTCCCGGAAGCATTTCGCTGATCATCACGAATCCCCCACTAGGTCGGCGCGTCCGCATCAAGGATATGCAGGGGCTCTTTGCGGATCTCTATGCAGCCGCATCCCGAGCGCTCCGCCCCGGAGGGAGGCTGGTCCTGGTGAATCCCTTGCGTACCCAACCCGAGGATCCGACCCTGTATCGGGAATACCAGCAGACGGTTGATCTCGGGGGATTCAACTGCCGTCTGGAAATGTACCGGAAGGTCGAAGCTGGAAAAATGGGGAAATCTTTTAGAAATTCTTCCAAGCGTCAGCCCGCAAAGAAAAATCCGGACAGTTCGAAGCTCAAGTTCAAGAACGAGCCTGATGAAAAGAAGGCGCCCGCTCCGGCGCCTGCTTGGTGGAGTAAAGGGGGTCACTCCAACAGCCGCGAGACACGGCGACGCGCCCGGATCTAA
- a CDS encoding spermidine synthase, whose protein sequence is MEKSFEELDYCETPLGELILRRRKIPMLENQIVHEIILNGEFLMSSLFYVVEEALADLGLAAVEVPEGVLMDVVVGGLGLGYTAAAALRNVRNGNPSVGSLSIIDYLEPVIRWHQSGKVPLGTGLSADPRTRYVEGDFFALAENPQTGFHAESPGARFHAVLLDIDHTPQHWLNPRHASFYTVEGLQTLRGHLHPGGVFAMWSDESPDEEFCSRLREVFARVEAPVVSFPNPIRGGESTGTVYVAVRGR, encoded by the coding sequence TTGGAGAAGTCCTTTGAGGAGCTTGATTACTGCGAGACACCGCTGGGTGAGCTGATTCTGCGGAGGCGCAAGATTCCGATGCTGGAGAACCAGATTGTCCACGAGATCATACTCAACGGGGAGTTCCTGATGAGTAGTCTCTTTTATGTGGTCGAGGAGGCACTGGCCGATCTCGGCCTGGCTGCCGTGGAGGTCCCGGAGGGGGTTCTCATGGATGTGGTCGTCGGAGGGTTGGGGCTTGGTTATACGGCGGCAGCAGCTCTGAGAAATGTGAGGAATGGGAATCCGAGCGTGGGATCCCTCAGCATCATTGATTATCTGGAGCCGGTGATCCGGTGGCATCAGAGCGGTAAGGTACCGCTCGGCACAGGGCTCTCCGCCGATCCGCGGACACGCTATGTGGAGGGAGATTTCTTTGCACTCGCGGAGAACCCGCAGACAGGATTCCATGCGGAATCCCCGGGAGCGAGATTCCATGCGGTTCTCCTGGACATCGATCACACGCCCCAGCATTGGCTCAATCCACGCCACGCCTCTTTCTACACCGTGGAGGGATTGCAGACGTTGAGAGGGCATCTGCATCCGGGTGGGGTCTTCGCCATGTGGTCGGACGAGTCGCCGGACGAAGAGTTCTGCTCCAGACTCCGGGAGGTCTTCGCGCGGGTGGAGGCTCCGGTGGTGAGCTTTCCAAACCCCATCCGCGGAGGAGAATCCACCGGAACCGTCTATGTTGCGGTGAGAGGACGCTGA